The following coding sequences lie in one Streptomyces venezuelae genomic window:
- a CDS encoding MerR family transcriptional regulator: MSENPGAVPVENSGSGGGLSIGKVAETTGLSVHALRFFEREGLFLRDIPRTGGGQRVYEQADVDWLLLCGRLRLSGMPIATIKKFAALVRSGPGNEEERLALLQEHERDVRAKIDDLNACLEVIHGKVTIYEQHLRDGTAAGLWSPRPLTSPRRDSSVQ, encoded by the coding sequence ATGAGCGAGAATCCGGGCGCTGTGCCCGTGGAGAACAGCGGTAGCGGGGGCGGCCTGTCCATAGGCAAGGTCGCCGAGACGACCGGCCTGAGCGTGCACGCCCTGCGCTTCTTCGAGCGGGAAGGGCTCTTCCTCCGCGACATCCCGCGGACCGGCGGAGGACAGCGGGTCTACGAACAGGCGGATGTGGACTGGCTCCTGCTGTGCGGGCGGCTGCGTCTGTCGGGCATGCCGATCGCCACGATCAAGAAGTTCGCGGCGCTCGTACGCTCAGGACCCGGCAACGAGGAGGAACGCCTGGCGCTGCTCCAGGAGCACGAGCGCGATGTACGCGCGAAGATCGACGACCTGAACGCCTGCCTGGAAGTCATCCACGGCAAGGTCACCATCTACGAGCAGCACCTGCGCGACGGGACGGCCGCCGGCCTCTGGTCGCCGCGGCCGCTCACATCTCCGCGTCGCGATTCGTCGGTGCAATGA
- a CDS encoding SDR family NAD(P)-dependent oxidoreductase has product MINKQRKLGTGFGAHSTADDVLAGMDLAGTTALVTGGYSGLGLATTRALVHAGAHVVVPARRPETAEDALRDLPRTEVHTLDLADLDSVRVFSEHFLDTGRPLDILINGAGVMACPETRVGPGWEAHFAINHLGHFALAHRLRPAFAPDGARVVTVASSGHFLSDIRWTDPHFDAGYDRWLAYAQSKTANALFSLHLNRLGADHDLRAFAVHPGSILTPLQRHIPREEWLAQGWVTPDGTPAVGFKSPEQGAATAVWAATSPLLESRGGVYCQDCDIAEPATTDDMLIGGVKPWAVDPEAAARLWDLSCELTGLSAF; this is encoded by the coding sequence ATGATCAACAAACAGCGGAAGCTCGGCACGGGCTTCGGTGCCCACAGCACGGCCGACGACGTTCTCGCGGGCATGGATCTGGCGGGCACCACGGCTCTCGTGACCGGCGGCTACTCGGGCCTCGGGCTCGCCACGACCCGCGCCCTCGTCCACGCGGGCGCGCACGTCGTCGTCCCCGCCCGGCGCCCGGAGACCGCCGAAGACGCCCTGCGCGATCTGCCCCGGACCGAGGTGCACACCCTCGACCTCGCGGACCTGGACAGCGTCCGCGTCTTCTCCGAACACTTCCTCGACACCGGCCGGCCGCTCGACATCCTCATCAACGGCGCGGGCGTGATGGCCTGCCCCGAGACACGCGTCGGCCCCGGCTGGGAGGCGCACTTCGCCATCAACCACCTCGGACACTTCGCGCTGGCCCACCGCCTGCGCCCCGCCTTCGCACCGGACGGCGCACGCGTCGTCACCGTCGCCTCCTCCGGACACTTCCTCTCCGACATCCGCTGGACCGACCCGCACTTCGACGCCGGCTACGACCGCTGGCTGGCCTACGCCCAGTCCAAGACCGCGAACGCCCTCTTCTCCCTGCACCTGAACCGCCTCGGTGCCGACCACGACCTGCGCGCCTTCGCCGTGCACCCCGGCAGCATCCTCACTCCGCTGCAGCGCCACATCCCGCGCGAGGAGTGGCTCGCACAGGGCTGGGTGACTCCGGACGGGACGCCCGCCGTCGGCTTCAAGAGCCCCGAGCAGGGCGCTGCGACGGCCGTGTGGGCGGCGACCTCACCGCTGCTGGAGAGCCGGGGAGGGGTGTACTGCCAGGACTGCGACATCGCCGAACCGGCCACCACCGACGACATGCTGATCGGCGGCGTAAAGCCCTGGGCCGTGGACCCCGAGGCGGCGGCGCGGCTCTGGGATCTGTCCTGCGAACTCACCGGGCTCAGCGCGTTCTGA
- a CDS encoding TetR/AcrR family transcriptional regulator gives MTIPPTPTGSAAPSGPSAPTGRRERKKAATRQKIADTAMRLFLERGYDTVGIRDVAAEADVAVTTLFSHFASKEALVFEQDDHFEQRLTQAVTGRAPHEPLIPALRHEIHAMVRHCTADGTAAVYRMIDETRALREYEESMRLRHAEALAAAIAADPELTRTTTACRTIARFVVDAYTLSRDAADPQAAVDEIFRMIEAAWEVA, from the coding sequence ATGACCATCCCGCCGACGCCCACCGGATCAGCCGCGCCGTCCGGCCCGAGCGCGCCGACCGGGCGCCGTGAACGCAAGAAGGCCGCGACCCGCCAGAAGATCGCCGACACTGCCATGCGGCTCTTCCTGGAGCGCGGGTACGACACGGTGGGCATCCGGGACGTGGCAGCCGAGGCCGACGTCGCCGTCACCACGCTCTTCTCCCACTTCGCCTCCAAAGAGGCCCTGGTGTTCGAGCAGGACGACCACTTCGAGCAGCGCCTCACGCAGGCGGTCACCGGAAGGGCACCGCACGAGCCGCTCATCCCCGCGCTGCGCCATGAGATCCACGCGATGGTCCGGCACTGCACCGCGGACGGCACCGCCGCGGTCTACCGCATGATCGACGAGACCCGTGCCCTGCGGGAGTACGAGGAGTCGATGCGGCTGCGCCACGCGGAGGCCCTGGCGGCCGCCATCGCCGCCGATCCCGAGCTGACCCGGACCACGACGGCGTGCCGCACGATCGCGCGGTTCGTGGTCGACGCGTACACCCTGTCCCGTGATGCAGCCGACCCGCAGGCCGCCGTGGACGAGATCTTCCGGATGATCGAGGCGGCCTGGGAGGTCGCCTGA
- a CDS encoding NADP-dependent oxidoreductase, whose amino-acid sequence MKRVSFAEYGGPDVLQLTEAEEPHAGPGQIRIAVRAAGVNPVDWRIREGQFRQTEQFRQTHVSELPSGTGQDAAGLVDEIGPDVTTVAVGDRVFGRGSSTYAEFAVLSAWARMPENLTFEEAAGYPSVVETALRIIGLSGVQPGQTLLVSGASGGVGSAVLQIARDRGITAIGTAGAANQDYLRGLGALATTYGEGWVDRVRQLGHVDAALDLAGSGVIPDLVELTGDPQKVISIADLTAPEHGVRFAGVTGNVPQALAEAADLIARGRLHIPVAKTYQLTEAAAAQADSQAGHTRGRRVIVI is encoded by the coding sequence ATGAAGAGAGTGAGCTTTGCCGAGTACGGCGGCCCTGATGTCCTGCAGCTCACCGAGGCCGAGGAGCCCCACGCGGGCCCGGGCCAGATACGTATCGCCGTACGCGCGGCGGGCGTGAACCCCGTGGACTGGCGGATCCGCGAAGGCCAGTTCCGTCAGACCGAACAGTTCCGGCAGACCCACGTGTCCGAGCTGCCCTCCGGGACCGGGCAGGACGCCGCCGGACTGGTGGACGAAATCGGCCCGGACGTCACCACGGTCGCGGTCGGCGACCGCGTGTTCGGGCGCGGTTCGAGCACGTACGCAGAGTTCGCCGTGCTGTCGGCCTGGGCCCGGATGCCCGAGAACCTGACCTTCGAAGAAGCGGCCGGGTACCCCTCCGTGGTGGAGACCGCGCTGCGGATCATCGGCCTGTCCGGTGTGCAGCCGGGACAGACGCTGCTGGTCAGCGGCGCGTCCGGGGGCGTCGGGTCAGCGGTGCTGCAGATCGCCCGCGACCGCGGCATCACGGCGATCGGCACGGCCGGTGCCGCCAACCAGGACTACCTGCGCGGCTTGGGCGCGCTCGCCACGACCTACGGAGAGGGCTGGGTCGACCGGGTCCGACAGCTCGGACACGTCGACGCCGCGCTCGATCTGGCCGGCTCGGGCGTGATCCCCGACCTCGTCGAACTGACCGGCGACCCCCAGAAGGTGATCTCCATCGCCGATCTGACCGCACCGGAACACGGCGTCCGGTTCGCCGGCGTGACCGGGAACGTGCCGCAGGCCCTCGCCGAGGCCGCCGACCTCATCGCGCGGGGCCGACTCCACATCCCGGTCGCGAAGACGTACCAGCTCACCGAAGCGGCCGCGGCCCAGGCGGACAGCCAGGCCGGACACACACGCGGACGCCGCGTCATCGTCATCTGA
- the dnaB gene encoding replicative DNA helicase — translation MSISEPLDDPWADSGPSDRLPVSRQRRDGGGGRGRDEQHDRGREGGWDGGGSSFERVPPQDLDAEQSVLGGMLLSKDAIADVVEVLKGHDFYRPAHETIYASILDLYAKGEPADPITVAAELTKRGEITKVGGASYLHTLVQTVPTAANAEYYAEIVHERAVLRRLVEAGTKITQMGYAADGDVDEIVNSAQAEIYAVTEQRTTEDYLPLGDIMEGALDEIEAIGSRSGEMTGVPTGFTDLDQLTNGLHPGQMIIIAARPAMGKSTLALDFARACSIKHNMPSVIFSLEMGRNEIAMRLLSAEARVALHHMRSGTMTDEDWTRLARRMPDVSAAPLYIDDSPNLSMMEIRAKCRRLKQRNDLKLVVIDYLQLMQSGGSKRSESRQQEVSDMSRNLKLLAKELELPVIALSQLNRGPEQRTDKKPMVSDLRESGSIEQDADMVILLHREDAYEKESPRAGEADIIVGKHRNGPTATITVAFQGHYSRFVDMAQT, via the coding sequence GTGAGTATCTCCGAGCCTTTGGACGACCCCTGGGCCGACAGCGGTCCCAGTGACCGTCTGCCCGTCTCCCGCCAGCGCCGCGACGGCGGTGGCGGCCGGGGCCGCGACGAACAGCACGATCGTGGCCGTGAGGGCGGCTGGGACGGCGGGGGATCGTCGTTCGAGCGGGTTCCCCCGCAGGACCTCGACGCGGAGCAGTCCGTGCTCGGCGGCATGCTGCTCTCGAAGGACGCGATCGCCGACGTCGTCGAGGTCCTCAAGGGCCACGACTTCTACCGGCCCGCGCACGAGACGATCTACGCCTCGATCCTCGACCTCTACGCGAAGGGCGAGCCGGCCGACCCGATCACCGTGGCGGCCGAGCTCACCAAGCGGGGTGAGATCACCAAGGTCGGTGGCGCGTCGTATCTGCACACGCTGGTGCAGACGGTGCCGACGGCGGCGAACGCGGAGTACTACGCGGAGATCGTCCACGAGCGGGCGGTGCTGCGCCGCCTCGTCGAGGCCGGCACGAAGATCACCCAGATGGGATACGCGGCCGACGGCGACGTCGACGAGATCGTCAACAGCGCCCAGGCCGAGATCTACGCCGTCACCGAGCAGCGCACCACCGAGGACTACCTGCCGCTCGGCGACATCATGGAGGGTGCCCTCGACGAGATCGAGGCGATCGGCTCGCGGTCGGGCGAGATGACCGGCGTGCCGACCGGGTTCACCGACCTCGACCAGCTCACCAACGGCCTGCACCCAGGCCAGATGATCATCATCGCGGCCCGTCCCGCCATGGGTAAGTCGACGCTGGCCCTCGACTTCGCGCGAGCCTGTTCGATCAAGCACAACATGCCGAGCGTGATCTTCTCGCTCGAAATGGGGCGCAACGAGATCGCCATGCGTCTGCTCTCCGCCGAGGCGCGCGTGGCTCTGCACCACATGCGCTCCGGCACGATGACCGACGAGGACTGGACGCGCCTCGCCCGGCGCATGCCGGACGTCTCGGCCGCCCCGCTCTACATCGACGACTCCCCGAACCTGTCGATGATGGAGATCCGCGCCAAGTGCCGCCGCCTCAAGCAGCGGAACGACCTGAAACTCGTCGTCATCGACTATCTCCAGCTGATGCAGTCGGGCGGATCCAAGCGGTCCGAGAGCCGCCAGCAGGAAGTCTCGGACATGTCGCGAAACCTGAAGCTCCTCGCCAAGGAGCTGGAGCTGCCGGTCATCGCCCTCTCGCAGCTGAACCGTGGCCCCGAGCAGCGCACCGACAAGAAGCCCATGGTCTCCGACCTGCGTGAGTCCGGCTCGATCGAGCAGGACGCGGACATGGTGATCCTGCTGCACCGCGAGGACGCGTACGAGAAGGAGTCGCCGCGCGCGGGCGAGGCGGACATCATCGTCGGCAAGCACCGTAACGGCCCCACGGCGACGATCACCGTTGCCTTCCAGGGCCATTACTCGCGCTTCGTGGACATGGCACAGACCTGA
- a CDS encoding MATE family efflux transporter has product MTQAPAAPKAARRRHDREIIALAVPAFGALVAEPLFVLADSAIVGHLGTAQLAGLGVASALLTTAVSIFVFLAYATTAAVARRVGAGDLQSAIRQGMDGIWLALLLGAAVIAVVLPTAPALVDLFGASDTAAPYAVTYLRISSLGIPAMLVVLAATGVLRGLQDTRTPLYVAIGGFVANGVLNVGLVYGADLGIAGSAWGTVIAQCGMAAVYLYVVVRGAKRHGASLRPDAAGIRACAQAGAPLLVRTLSLRAILMIATGVAARLGDSDVAAHQIVLSLWSLLAFALDAIAIAGQAIIGRYLGADDPDGARAVCRRMVQWGIASGVVLGLLVVLARPVFIPLFTGDGDVQDAALPALVVIALAQPICGIVFVLDGVLMGAGDGPYLAWAMIVTLAVFTPVALLVPTFGGGLTALWGAMTLMMAVRMLTLWLRSRSGHWLVTGATR; this is encoded by the coding sequence ATGACACAGGCTCCCGCGGCACCCAAGGCCGCACGGCGAAGGCATGATCGAGAGATCATCGCGCTCGCCGTCCCCGCGTTCGGCGCGCTCGTGGCCGAGCCCCTTTTCGTGCTCGCCGACAGCGCCATCGTCGGGCACCTGGGCACCGCCCAACTGGCCGGCCTCGGCGTCGCCTCGGCGCTCCTCACCACCGCGGTGAGCATCTTCGTCTTCCTCGCGTACGCCACCACGGCCGCCGTCGCCCGTCGGGTCGGCGCCGGGGACCTCCAATCCGCCATCCGGCAGGGCATGGACGGCATCTGGCTCGCGCTGCTCCTCGGCGCGGCCGTCATCGCGGTCGTCCTGCCCACCGCCCCCGCTCTCGTCGACCTCTTCGGCGCATCCGACACCGCGGCCCCGTACGCCGTCACGTATCTGCGCATCTCCTCGCTCGGCATCCCCGCCATGCTCGTCGTGCTCGCCGCGACCGGTGTACTGCGCGGGCTGCAGGACACCAGGACCCCGCTGTACGTCGCCATCGGCGGCTTCGTAGCGAACGGCGTCCTCAACGTCGGCCTGGTCTACGGCGCGGACCTCGGCATCGCCGGCTCCGCCTGGGGCACCGTCATCGCCCAGTGCGGCATGGCCGCCGTGTACCTCTACGTCGTCGTACGCGGCGCCAAGCGCCACGGTGCCTCCCTGCGACCCGACGCCGCCGGGATCCGGGCCTGTGCACAAGCCGGTGCACCGCTGCTCGTCCGTACGCTCTCGCTGCGCGCCATCCTGATGATCGCGACCGGCGTCGCCGCCCGCCTCGGCGACTCCGACGTGGCCGCCCACCAGATCGTGCTGTCCCTGTGGAGTTTGCTGGCCTTCGCGCTCGACGCCATCGCCATTGCCGGACAGGCGATCATCGGACGCTACCTGGGCGCCGACGATCCTGACGGCGCCCGCGCCGTCTGTCGGCGCATGGTCCAGTGGGGCATCGCGTCGGGGGTCGTCCTCGGCCTGCTGGTCGTCCTCGCGCGGCCTGTCTTCATCCCGCTCTTCACCGGCGACGGCGACGTCCAGGACGCGGCCCTGCCCGCCCTCGTCGTCATCGCGCTCGCCCAGCCCATCTGCGGCATCGTCTTCGTCCTGGACGGCGTCCTGATGGGAGCGGGCGACGGCCCGTACCTCGCCTGGGCAATGATCGTCACGCTGGCCGTCTTCACCCCCGTCGCACTGCTCGTACCGACCTTCGGCGGTGGCCTGACCGCGCTGTGGGGAGCGATGACGCTGATGATGGCGGTCCGGATGCTGACCCTGTGGCTGCGCTCCCGCTCCGGCCACTGGCTGGTCACGGGCGCCACGCGCTGA
- the rplI gene encoding 50S ribosomal protein L9, whose protein sequence is MKIILTHEVSGLGAAGEVVDVKDGYARNYLIPRNFAIRWTKGGEKDVEQIRRARKIHEIATIEQANEIKAQLEGVKVRLAVRSGDAGRLFGSVTPADIASAIEAAGGPKVDKRRVELGAPIKTLGAHATSVRLHPEVAAKVNVEVVSA, encoded by the coding sequence ATGAAGATCATCCTCACCCACGAGGTCTCCGGCCTCGGCGCCGCCGGCGAGGTCGTAGACGTCAAGGACGGCTACGCCCGCAACTACCTGATCCCGCGGAACTTCGCGATCCGCTGGACCAAGGGTGGCGAGAAGGACGTCGAGCAGATCCGTCGTGCTCGCAAGATCCACGAGATCGCGACCATCGAGCAGGCCAACGAGATCAAGGCCCAGCTCGAGGGCGTCAAGGTCCGCCTGGCCGTCCGCTCCGGCGACGCCGGTCGTCTCTTCGGTTCCGTCACCCCGGCCGACATCGCTTCGGCGATCGAGGCTGCCGGTGGACCGAAGGTCGACAAGCGCCGTGTCGAGCTGGGCGCGCCGATCAAGACCCTGGGCGCCCACGCGACGTCCGTGCGTCTGCACCCCGAGGTTGCCGCGAAGGTCAACGTCGAGGTCGTCTCCGCCTAA
- the rpsR gene encoding 30S ribosomal protein S18: protein MAKPPVRKPKKKVCAFCKDKVTYVDYKDTNMLRKFISDRGKIRARRVTGNCTQHQRDVATAVKNSREMALLPYTSTAR, encoded by the coding sequence ATGGCGAAGCCGCCTGTGCGCAAGCCTAAGAAGAAGGTCTGCGCTTTCTGCAAGGACAAGGTCACGTACGTGGACTACAAGGACACGAACATGCTGCGGAAGTTCATTTCCGACCGCGGCAAGATCCGTGCCCGCCGCGTGACCGGCAACTGCACGCAGCACCAGCGTGACGTCGCCACGGCCGTGAAGAACAGCCGTGAGATGGCGCTGCTGCCCTACACGTCCACCGCGCGATAA
- a CDS encoding single-stranded DNA-binding protein, with translation MAGETVITVVGNLVDDPELRFTPSGAAVAKFRVASTPRTFDRQTNEWKDGESLFLTCSVWRQAAENVAESLQRGMRVIVQGRLKQRSYEDREGIKRTVYELDVEEVGASLKNATAKVTKTTGRGGQGGYGGGGGGQQGGGWGGGSGGGQQQGGGGAPADDPWATGAPAGGGQQQGGGGGGWGGSSGGSGGGYSDEPPF, from the coding sequence ATGGCAGGCGAGACCGTCATCACGGTCGTCGGCAATCTTGTCGACGACCCCGAGCTGCGCTTCACCCCCTCCGGTGCGGCGGTCGCGAAGTTCCGTGTCGCGTCCACCCCCCGCACCTTCGACCGTCAGACGAACGAGTGGAAGGACGGCGAGAGCCTCTTCCTCACCTGCTCGGTCTGGCGTCAGGCGGCGGAGAACGTCGCGGAGTCGCTCCAGCGAGGCATGCGCGTCATCGTGCAGGGCCGGCTGAAGCAGCGGTCCTACGAGGACCGTGAGGGCATCAAGCGCACGGTCTACGAGCTGGACGTCGAGGAAGTCGGCGCCAGCCTGAAGAACGCCACGGCCAAGGTCACCAAGACCACCGGTCGAGGCGGCCAGGGCGGTTACGGCGGCGGTGGCGGCGGCCAGCAGGGCGGCGGCTGGGGCGGTGGCTCCGGCGGCGGTCAGCAGCAGGGTGGCGGCGGTGCTCCCGCCGACGACCCCTGGGCGACCGGTGCGCCGGCCGGCGGCGGCCAGCAGCAGGGCGGCGGCGGTGGCGGCTGGGGCGGAAGCTCCGGCGGCTCCGGTGGCGGCTACTCGGACGAGCCCCCCTTCTAA
- the rpsF gene encoding 30S ribosomal protein S6, producing MRHYEVMVILDPDLEERAVSPLIENFLSVVREGNGKVEKVDTWGRRRLSYEIKKKPEGIYSVIDLQAEPAVVKELDRQMNLNESVLRTKVLRPEMH from the coding sequence ATGCGTCACTACGAAGTGATGGTCATCCTCGACCCCGATCTCGAGGAGCGCGCTGTCTCCCCGCTGATCGAGAACTTCCTCTCCGTCGTCCGTGAGGGCAACGGAAAGGTCGAGAAGGTCGACACCTGGGGCCGTCGTCGTCTGTCCTACGAGATCAAGAAGAAGCCCGAGGGCATCTACTCGGTCATCGACCTGCAGGCCGAGCCTGCGGTCGTCAAGGAGCTCGACCGACAGATGAACCTGAACGAGTCGGTCCTCCGGACCAAGGTCCTCCGTCCCGAGATGCACTGA
- a CDS encoding lipid II:glycine glycyltransferase FemX, translating to MSLTLRTISREQHLAYIQTLPSASHCQVPAWADVKSEWRSENLGWFDDRTGHLVGVGLVLYRQLPKLKRYLAYLPEGPVINWYAPNLDEWLQPMLAHLKQQGAFSVKMGPPVVIRRWDAPAIKAGIQNPDVKRLRDTEATHIEPRAFEVSDRLRRMGWQQGEDGGAGFGDVQPRFVFQVPLANRSLDEVQKGFNQLWRRNIKKAEKAGVEVVQGGYHDLPEWQRLYEITAVRDKFRPRPLGYFQQMWQALNSEDPNRMRLYFARHNGVNLSAATMLVVGGHVWYSYGASDNIGREVRPSNAMQWRMLRDAYAMGATVYDLRGISDSLDETDHLFGLIQFKVGTGGEAAEYIGEWDFPLNKLLHKALDIYMSRR from the coding sequence ATGAGTCTGACCCTGAGGACCATCAGTCGCGAGCAGCATCTGGCGTATATCCAGACACTGCCGTCGGCGAGTCATTGCCAGGTCCCGGCATGGGCTGACGTGAAGAGCGAATGGCGCTCGGAGAACCTGGGTTGGTTCGACGACAGGACCGGTCACCTGGTCGGCGTTGGCCTGGTGCTCTACCGACAGCTGCCCAAGCTCAAGCGTTATCTCGCGTACCTCCCCGAGGGCCCGGTCATCAACTGGTACGCCCCGAACCTCGACGAGTGGCTGCAGCCGATGCTGGCGCATCTGAAGCAGCAGGGCGCCTTCTCCGTGAAGATGGGTCCGCCGGTCGTGATCCGTCGCTGGGACGCTCCGGCGATCAAGGCGGGCATCCAGAACCCCGACGTGAAGCGGCTGCGGGACACCGAGGCCACGCACATCGAGCCGCGTGCCTTCGAGGTCTCCGACCGGCTGCGCCGGATGGGCTGGCAGCAGGGCGAGGACGGCGGCGCCGGCTTCGGTGACGTCCAGCCCCGCTTCGTCTTCCAGGTGCCGCTGGCCAACCGCTCCCTGGACGAGGTCCAGAAGGGCTTCAACCAGCTGTGGCGGCGCAACATCAAGAAGGCCGAGAAGGCGGGCGTGGAGGTCGTCCAGGGCGGCTACCACGACCTTCCCGAGTGGCAGCGTCTCTACGAGATCACCGCGGTGCGCGACAAGTTCCGCCCGCGGCCGCTCGGCTACTTCCAGCAGATGTGGCAGGCCCTCAACTCCGAGGACCCGAACCGCATGCGGCTGTACTTCGCGCGGCACAACGGCGTGAACCTGTCGGCCGCCACGATGCTCGTCGTCGGCGGGCACGTCTGGTACTCCTACGGCGCCTCGGACAACATCGGGCGCGAGGTCAGGCCCTCGAACGCGATGCAGTGGCGGATGCTCCGCGACGCGTACGCGATGGGTGCCACCGTCTATGACCTGCGCGGCATCTCCGACTCCCTGGACGAGACCGACCACCTCTTCGGCCTGATCCAGTTCAAGGTCGGCACCGGTGGCGAGGCCGCCGAGTACATCGGCGAGTGGGACTTCCCGCTCAACAAGCTGCTGCACAAGGCGCTGGACATCTACATGTCGCGCCGCTGA
- a CDS encoding alanine racemase, translating to MALTLYVDTARWRAHQKHMLEQFPGIVPVCKGNGYGFGHERLAEEATRFGSDVLAVGTTYEAARIKDWFSGDLLVLTPFRRGEEPVPLPDRVIRSVSSIDGVHGLVGARVVIEVMSSMKRHGVSEQELPQLHAAIEDVRLEGFAIHLPLDRTDGSDAVEEVIGWMDRLRAARLPLHTMFVSHLKAGELARLQQQFPQTRFRARIGTNLWLGDHEATEYRGAVLDVTAVAKGDRFGYRQQKAASDGWLVVVAGGTSHGVGLEAPKALHGMMPRAKGVARAGLATVNRNLSPFVWAGKQRWFAEPPHMQVSILFVPSDAPEPKVGEELVAHLRHTTTQFDRIIDR from the coding sequence ATGGCGCTCACGCTCTATGTCGACACCGCGCGCTGGCGGGCACACCAGAAGCACATGCTGGAGCAGTTCCCGGGCATCGTCCCGGTCTGCAAGGGCAACGGCTACGGCTTCGGTCATGAGCGCCTCGCCGAAGAAGCCACGCGCTTCGGCTCCGACGTGCTCGCCGTGGGCACCACCTATGAGGCCGCGCGGATCAAGGACTGGTTCAGCGGCGACCTGCTGGTCCTGACCCCGTTCCGGCGGGGCGAGGAGCCGGTTCCGCTGCCCGACCGCGTCATCCGTTCCGTGTCGTCGATCGACGGCGTGCACGGCCTCGTGGGCGCCCGCGTCGTCATCGAGGTCATGTCCTCGATGAAGCGCCACGGCGTCAGCGAGCAGGAGCTTCCGCAGCTGCACGCCGCCATCGAGGACGTACGCCTCGAAGGCTTCGCGATCCACCTGCCGCTGGACCGCACCGACGGCTCCGACGCCGTCGAGGAGGTCATCGGCTGGATGGACCGCCTGCGCGCGGCCCGCCTGCCGCTGCACACGATGTTCGTCAGCCACCTCAAGGCGGGTGAACTGGCGCGCCTGCAGCAGCAGTTCCCGCAGACGCGGTTCCGTGCCCGCATCGGCACGAACCTCTGGCTCGGCGATCACGAGGCCACCGAGTACCGCGGTGCCGTCCTGGACGTCACCGCCGTCGCCAAGGGCGACCGCTTCGGCTATCGCCAGCAGAAGGCCGCGTCCGACGGCTGGCTGGTCGTCGTGGCGGGCGGCACCTCGCACGGTGTGGGCCTGGAGGCCCCGAAGGCGCTGCACGGCATGATGCCGCGGGCCAAGGGCGTGGCGCGGGCGGGTCTCGCGACCGTCAACCGCAACCTGTCGCCGTTCGTCTGGGCGGGCAAGCAGCGCTGGTTCGCGGAGCCGCCGCACATGCAGGTCTCGATCCTCTTCGTGCCCTCGGACGCGCCGGAGCCGAAGGTCGGCGAGGAGCTGGTGGCGCATCTGCGGCACACCACCACGCAGTTCGACCGGATCATCGACCGCTGA